A genomic window from Hyla sarda isolate aHylSar1 chromosome 8, aHylSar1.hap1, whole genome shotgun sequence includes:
- the SP5 gene encoding transcription factor Sp5 gives MAAVAVLRNDSLQAFLQDRTPSASPDVSKHSPLALLAATCSRIGQPGSGAEFIQVPYDPTIGSPSRIFHPWTNDISSHSPGGIQTHNSLGLTAPKNQLPSHIQSTFVTHELPLTPPADPSYPYEFSPVKMLPSPMAAFQSSNCQSTFVSSVPYPPAAPIASAIHGFVPGHSNLIHQQPRQLSPNPAEDIPWWSIQQSTPVTHPSALPHAHHHRFPIQRSLVLGHSDFAQYQTQIAALLQTKSPLATARRCRRCRCPNCQSSSGPEEPGKKKQHICHIPGCGKVYGKTSHLKAHLRWHSGERPFICNWLFCGKSFTRSDELQRHLRTHTGEKRFVCSECGKRFMRSDHLAKHVKTHQNKKIKGVERTVKQEQNRDH, from the exons ATGGCTGCAGTCGCTGTACTGAGGAACGACTCGCTCCAGGCATTCCTACAG GACAGGACCCCCAGCGCCTCACCAGATGTCAGTAAACATTCCCCACTGGCTCTCCTGGCTGCTACATGTAGTCGAATTGGTCAACCAGGAAGTGGTGCGGAGTTTATTCAGGTTCCTTATGATCCCACTATTGGATCTCCCTCGAGGATCTTCCACCCATGGACTAATGACATATCTTCGCACTCTCCAGGTGGCATTCAGACACATAACAGTCTTGGACTTACTGCCCCCAAAAACCAACTCCCATCTCACATCCAGTCTACATTTGTTACTCACGAACTTCCCCTGACTCCCCCTGCCGACCCTTCCTATCCTTATGAATTTTCCCCAGTCAAAATGTTACCTTCCCCAATGGCTGCTTTTCAGTCATCTAATTGCCAGTCCACCTTTGTTTCTTCGGTTCCTTATCCTCCTGCTGCACCTATTGCTTCTGCAATCCATGGATTTGTACCAGGTCATTCCAACCTGATACATCAGCAACCAAGGCAACTGTCCCCCAATCCAGCAGAAGACATCCCCTGGTGGAGCATTCAACAGTCTACCCCAGTCACCCACCCGTCGGCACTTCCTCATGCTCATCATCACCGGTTTCCCATCCAGAGAAGTTTAGTTCTAGGACATTCAGACTTTGCACAATACCAGACTCAAATCGCTGCTCTTCTGCAGACCAAATCCCCATTGGCTACTGCCAGGAGATGCAGAAGGTGCAGATGTCCGAACTGCCAATCCTCCAGCGGCCCAGAAGAGCCAGGAAAGAAGAAACAGCACATCTGCCACATCCCAGGTTGTGGAAAAGTATATGGGAAAACTTCCCACCTAAAGGCCCATCTGAGGTGGCACTCGGGTGAGAGACCCTTTATTTGTAACTGGTTATTCTGTGGCAAAAGTTTCACCAGATCTGATGAGCTACAAAGGCACTTACGGACTCATACTGGTGAAAAGAGGTTTGTCTGTTCGGAATGTGGAAAAAGGTTCATGAGAAGCGATCATCTGGCCAAACATGTGAAAACCCATCAGAATAAGAAGATCAAAGGGGTTGAGAGGACAGTCAAACAGGAGCAAAACAGAGACCACTAG